In the genome of Rhodamnia argentea isolate NSW1041297 chromosome 3, ASM2092103v1, whole genome shotgun sequence, one region contains:
- the LOC115727616 gene encoding pentatricopeptide repeat-containing protein At1g07740, mitochondrial codes for MIYPRAKSINRVTATDLVNVLCFCVPAQHYSHLGRDKSKTPRNSERPSGSSRHRRKPDPFVTRVKEVEDPDEALSLFHEYRRMGFRHDYPSYSALVYKLARSRRFEAVEEILSGIEENDVRCRESLFIALIRHYGKVHLVDEAVRLFQNMTSFNCTRTLQSFNTILNVLVENDKLLDAAELLQRSYKMGFRPNSVSFNVIIKGWLEKGEWETACQVFDEMLEKQVQPTVVTYNSLVGFLCRKGDVERAMGLLEDMTHKGKYPNASTYALLMEGLCFLGKYEEAKKLMFDMEYRGCKPGPVNFGVLMSDLGKRGETDKAKELLKEMKRRKCKPDVVSYNILVNYLCKESKPAEAYKLLVEMQIEGREPNAATYRMMLDGFCKVEDFEGGLKVFNAMLTGKHCPTADTYCRLVEGLLRGGNTDDACFVVEEMERRKIGVELESWEVLARRACGADGGAMELLTELSL; via the coding sequence ATGATCTATCCGAGAGCAAAATCGATCAACCGGGTCACAGCCACAGATCTTGTCAACGTTCTCTGTTTCTGCGTACCTGCCCAACACTATAGTCATCTGGGTCGGGACAAATCCAAGACCCCGAGGAACTCCGAGCGGCCTTCGGGATCCTCTCGACACCGTCGGAAACCCGATCCTTTTGTTACCAGAGTTAAGGAAGTCGAAGACCCAGATGAGGCGCTGTCTCTTTTCCACGAGTATCGCCGGATGGGCTTCAGACACGACTACCCTTCGTATTCTGCTCTCGTCTACAAGCTCGCTCGGTCTCGTCGTTTCGAAGCTGTTGAGGAGATTTTGAGTGGCATTGAAGAGAATGATGTCCGTTGCAGGGAGAGCCTCTTCATAGCTTTGATTCGGCACTACGGGAAAGTCCATTTGGTGGACGAGGCTGTGCGGCTATTCCAAAATATGACTTCTTTTAACTGTACCCGCACGTTACAGTCCTTCAATACGATTCTTAACGTCCTTGTGGAGAACGACAAGTTATTGGACGCAGCTGAGTTACTCCAGCGTTCATACAAAATGGGTTTCCGGCCAAATTCGGTTTCTTTCAATGTAATCATTAAGGGATGGCTTGAAAAAGGAGAGTGGGAGACTGCGTGCCAGGTGTTTGACGAAATGCTAGAGAAGCAGGTTCAGCCCACGGTTGTAACGTACAACAGTCTGGTAGGATTCTTGTGTAGAAAGGGTGATGTTGAAAGAGCCATGGGCCTTCTTGAAGACATGACTCACAAAGGGAAATACCCTAACGCCTCAACATATGCTTTGCTGATGGAAGGTTTGTGTTTCTTAGGTAAGTATGAGGAAGCTAAGAAACTTATGTTTGATATGGAGTACAGAGGATGTAAACCGGGGCCCGTAAATTTTGGTGTTTTGATGAGTGATCTAGGAAAGAGAGGTGAGACTGACAAGGCAAAGGAATTGCTCAAAGAGATGAAGAGAAGGAAGTGTAAGCCAGATGTTGTGTCCTACAATATATTGGTCAATTACTTATGCAAGGAAAGTAAACCTGCTGAGGCATATAAACTTTTGGTTGAGATGCAAATTGAAGGCCGTGAGCCCAATGCAGCTACGTATCGCATGATGCTTGATGGTTTTTGTAAGGTTGAGGATTTTGAAGGAGGGTTGAAGGTGTTTAATGCAATGTTGacaggcaagcattgtcctacGGCTGATACTTATTGCCGTTTAGTTGAAGGGTTGTTGAGGGGTGGAAATACAGATGATGCATGCTTTGTAGTTGAAGAAATGGAGAGGAGAAAGATTGGAGTTGAGCTGGAGTCTTGGGAGGTTCTAGCTAGGCGTGCTTGCGGGGCAGATGGAGGTGCAATGGAGCTTCTCACTGAATTGTCTTTGTAG